GCACCCCCGGTAAAGGCGAGGTAGACGGCCCTCCCTCTGAACGGCTCCGGGTTCATCCCGCCTTTTCCTATTATTCCCCTCACCCCGAGGCCCAGGATTCTGTCGAGGTAGCGGTTCATCCTTGAACTGGTCGTTGGGCCTGCTGAAACTATCTCCCAACCATCTGGCTTTTTCCTCACTACAGGCCCGCAGTGGTAGATTACAGCTCCCTCCGGATTGAAGGGCAGTTCCTCCCTCGGAAGACTCAGGATTCGCCTGTGGGCGGAATCCCTTGCGGTCACTATTTCCCCCGAGAGATGAACTATATCTCCCGCCCTCAGTTTGAGCACGTCCTCCCTGCTGAGAGGAGTCCTCAGCTTCACTGCCATACTTCTACCCTCCCGTTCGGTTTTAGCCTTAGAAACGCCCTTCTGTTGGCCCAGCACTGGACTACTAGGCCGACTGGAAAGCTCGCCGGGTGCCTGTGGGCGACTTCGATTTTGACGTCAAGGGCCGTTGTTTTCCCGCCCATTCCCATCGGCCCTATTCCGAGGGCGTTTATCTCTTCCAAAAGTTCTTCCTCGATTTTTGCGATCTCTTTATCCGGGTTTCTCTCGCCGATTTTTCTGAGCAGGGCCCTCTTGGCAAGCTTCAAGGAATAGTCAGCACCCCCACCAACTCCAATCCCGATGATCACCGGCGGGCAGGGCTTTCCGCCGCAGGCCCTAACTCTCTCGACTACAAACCTCCTGACACCCTCCCAGCCCTCTCCGGGGGTTAGCATCGCTAAAGCGGAGCAGTTCTCACTTCCCCCGCCCTTTGGGAAGACGGCTATCTCGACCTCGTCTCCCTTATCGAGTTCCCAGTGGATTATCGGGACTCCCTTCCCGGTGTTGTCGCCGGAATTTCTGCCCCCCAGAACGTCCACCGCGTTGGGCCTGAGCGGGACTTCGAGGGTGGCCTTTCTGACGGCCTCAATGATGGCTCCTTCGAGTTCCTTGAGGAAGGGGCTCTCTATTCCGGCCCTGATGAAGAAGGTCATCGTCCCCGTGTCCTGACAGACTGGAATCGAGCGTTCTCTACCGATTTCAATTGCTCTGAGGATATTTTCGAGGTTGAAGCGTGCTATTCTGCTGTTTTCTTCTTCGTAAGCCCGTTTGAGGGCCTCAACGGTATCGTCCGGAATCCTCGTGACTGCAAGTCTTATCGCCTCAACTAGTGCCTCAACGAGCAATGACATTCACCTGTCAAAAGTTTATCTTAGAATTAAAAAGTTTGACGTGGGGATTTAAAAGCCACCTCCAGAGCGTTTACCACCATGCTGCAACATCTTTCGCCTTAAGTTTTCCACTATACTGGTAAACTTTGGTCCCAAACTTAACCAGTATACTGGTAACTCCAAGAAAGTTTGCATTTGTGCCGGTAAACCTCCCAAAGGGCATGGAAAAGGGAAAAGAAAAGCTCACTCCTTCAGAATCTCGACTATCTGCTCGGCGACCTGAACGCCAGCCCTCATCTGGGCCTCAACGGTCGAGGCACCTATGTGCGGGGTCAGGACAACGTTGTCGAACTTGGTCAGCGGGTGGTCCTTTGGCAGTGGCTCCTCCTCGAAGACGTCCAGGCCGGCTCCGGCTATCCAGCCCTCCTGGAGGGCCTTGATGAGGGCGTTTGTATCTACTACAGCACCGCGGGCGGCGTTGATGAGTATGGCGGTCGGCTTCATGAGCTTGAGCCTCTCCTCGTTTATGAGGTGGTATGTTGCATCAATTAGCGGGACGTGCAGAGTCACGACGTCGCTTTCCTTCAGGAGGGTCTCGAGGTCGACAAATTTTCCGCCAACTTCCTTGGCCCTCTCCTCTTTCGGATACGGGTCGTAGAGGAGAACGTTCATGCCGAGGGCGTGGGCAATCTTGGCGACCTCGTAACCGATCCTTCCGAAGCCGACGACTCCAAGAGTCTTGCCCTCCAGCTCAACTCCCATGCACTGCTTCTTGGCCCAGACACCTTCCCTCATCTTCCTGTCGGCGAAGGCCACCTTCCTGGCAACGTTGAACATTAGGGCAACGGCGAGCTCCGCGACGCTTCTGCTTGAAGCTCCGGGGCTGTTGACGACCTTAATGCCCCTCTCCTTGGCAGCTTCAATGTCTATGTTGTCGAGGCCAACTCCAGCCCTCCCGATGACCTTGAGCTTTGGCGCGGCCTCGATGACCTTACGCGTAACCTTGGGCTTGCTCCTGACGATAATCGCATCGACGTCCCCGACGAGCTCGATGAGCCTCTCTTCATCGGGGTACTCCTCGAAAACAACCTCGAAACCGGCGTTCTTCAAAACCTCTATGGCCTTTTCGTGCAGCGGCGCCGCAACGAGAACCTTCACCATTTCCATCACCTCATCCCCTTCTTTTTATTGCCATGAGCATGACCTGGTCTGAAGCGTCTTCGGCGCGGTCTGCTATGTCGCCGATCTTCGTTAATATCTGGTTCCAGATAAGCTTTGCGTAGGTTGTAATGGTCTCGCTCTCAAAAACCTTGCTCTTGACCTCGTACTCAACATCGTCGGCCTCCTCTTCGGCATCTTCAACCGCCTTGGCCAGCTCTATGGCCCTGTCGACGTCCGAGTTCAGGGCGTTGACTGCATCGATGAGAACCTTGTACGTCTCGATAGCAGAATCCACGAGGCCGAGTATCTCGTCCTTGAGTTCCTCCGGGATCTTTGGTCTCGCGAGAACCAGCGTGTGGGCCGCGCTTTCCGCCGCATCAGCCACCTGATCTATTAGCTCGCTGAGCCTGACGTAATCGCCCCTGTTCGCGGGCAGAAAAGCCCCCTCATAGAGCATCGTCTCAATGCTCCTCCTGAGGGTGTCGGCCTTGCTCTCAAGTTTGTCAACTTCTCTCTCAAAGGCTTTGGCCCTCTCAAGGTCCTTCTCGAGGTACGCAACCATCAGCTCCCTGAAAGCCACCAGGGACTCGTTGACGACCTTGAGATGGTCTTCAATGGTCTCAAAAACGCTGCTTTCCTTACCGCCGAATATGGGCATCTCGGACCCTCCAGTTTAGACTTCACCGTCCGATTTATTTAGATTTTCCTTCGCCTTGATCAGTGCCCAGAGCAGTTCGTTCCTCGGTGCTTCCAGGCCGACGGACTGGGCGTACTCAGCGATTTTCCCGTGGATGTAGTCCACCTCAGTCCTCTTCCCGCGCATTATGTCCTGCAGGGTGGAGTTGTAGTTCTCCCTCGTTCTCTCAATGGTGTCCCAGAGGAGTTCTAGGGGGTGTATCTCGAACTCCACGCCGAGCTGCTGTGCAACGAGACAGCCTTCCCTGGCGATGTCGATGGAAATTCTCTCTAGGTAGGGATCGTCCTTGAGGACGCCGTTCTTAACCCCTAGAACCGTTCCAAGACCGTTGATGACGGAGTTGACTATCGCCTTCGCCCACTTCCACCCGATTATGTTCTCACTGACCGAAACTTCCAGACCCGCTTTCCTAAAAATCCCCGCAACAGCCTCTACAAATGGCTCATTACCCGTTGGATACTTGCCTATAACGGTTATCCCCTTCCCCATCCAGTGCACGTGGCCCCACTCGACCAGCATCGCCCCGTTTGTGGTCACACCTCCTATAACCTTCGGCGTCTCCTTTAATGCCAGCTCCTCGTTGCCGAGGCCGTTCTGGACGCTCAGAATCCACGTCTCCGGCCCCAGGCACTTTCTCGCACACTCCAGGGCCGTTTTGGTTGAATAGGATTTTGTGGCCAGAATCAGCAGGTCAGGAGGCTCTTCGGGGGCGTAGAGGCTCGCGTTTGGATGAACTGTGAAGTCCTCAACGCCTGAGACCCTCAAGCCGCTTTCATTTATGGCCCTCACCTGTGGCTCCCTGCCGATGAGAGTTACATCGTTTCCCGCTCTCGCCAGGAGGGCCCCGAAGAGAGAGCCTATGCTTCCCGCACCGAGCACGTAAATCTTCATCTCACCACCAGAAACCATTTAACCCCGTGTCCTTTAATCCTTTCGTATGGACGCTTCAGTTGTTTTGGTGGAGCCAGAGGGGCCGGCGAACATAGGCATGGTCGCAAGGACTATGAAGAACTTCGGTTTTTCCAGGCTAGTCCTCATCAACCCTAACCTCACGGAGGAGAGCTACAGCTATGCCGTCCACGCCAAAGATATCCTAGAGAACGCGCTCGTGCTGGAAGAATTCGGGGAGGCGCTTGAACTCTTCGACCTCGCGGTCGGAACCACCGGAAAGCCGGGGAAGAACTACATCCCAGACAGGGCGCCGCTGATGCCCTGGGAGCTGAGGGAGACGCTGGAAGGCTATCTTGGAAGGGTCGGCCTCTTCTTCGGGCGGGAGAGCATCGGGCTGAGGAACGAAGAGCTGGCGAAGCTCGATTTCACGGTAACCATACCGACGAGCGATTCATACCCCATCATGAACCTTGCCCAGGCGGTTGCTGTCGTACTGTACGAACTGGCCAAAAAACGACCGGAACCTGCAGTGGAGGCTCTCACTCCAGCGACGAGGAAGGAGAAGGAGCAGCTCGTTAAGACCTGGGCGGAACTCCTTGAGGTGCTGAACTATCCAAAGGACGCCGAGAGGAGGGAGGTCTTCGTCAAGGTCTTCAGGCGCTTCGTCGGCAGGGCGATTCTCTACGGAAGGGAGGTTCACACGCTGATGGGCCCGCTGAGGAAGGCGAGGCTCAGGCTGGAGGAATGTGGGGATGCTGAGCGCTGAGGTATTTGAGATAGCCGGCAGAAGGGTCTGGATAGGGGTTTTCTGGCAAGAGAAGATCCAGGGGATAACCTTCTCCCTCGACAGAGAACAGTTCGAGAGGAACGTTGAGAGGCTCTCGGGCTTTCTGAGGCGGAGGGGGGTGGACCTGGATTTAGCCCGCGAGGGGTCAAACTACCCGGCCCTCGTGAGGGACGTCATCATTGGAAAGGTTGACAACGCCGACGTTTTGGACGAGCTCTCCTTTGAGGGCCTTACACCCTTTGAGGGGCGCGTTTACGAATGGCTCACGAAAAACGTTAAAAGAGGTGACATTATAACCTACGGTAACCTTGCAAAGGCCCTTGGGACATCTCCGAGGGCCATAGGTGGGGCGATGAGGAGAAACCCCTACCCGATAGTGGTTCCCTGTCACAGGGTGGTGGCTAAAGACGGAATCGGCTACTACACCCCGAGACTGGACGAAAAGGTGTTCCTGCTGAAAATAGAGGGGGTGGAAGGATGGACAAGCTCAAAGCTTACCTCATAGGTTTTTTGATAGCTGTAATAGCTATAGCGGCGGGTATAGTCTGGTACGGCGGCTGGAAGCTGTTGCTTCAGGTGATACTCACGCTTGGGTTCCTCGGCGTTACCCTGATGTTGCTGTTCTTCACGGGGCTGACGTTATACGCCGAGAGCTGGAAGTATGGAGCGATACTCGCCATCTTCACAGCCATAAGTGGCTATGGCCTCTATCTGAGCGCCACATGGCAGAAGCTCAACGTCGTAGCTGGAATTATCGTCTTCTTCATCGCCGTCGTCGCCTTCGGAATCTGGTACATCAGCGAGCCCGACCTCGGACTGGTTGACCGCTTCAAGAGCGCGGAGAGCCTCGAAAGGGCAGGCAAGTACAAGCAGGCCGCTAGGAAGTACGAGAAGGCCGGAAACTACCTGAAGGCCGCTGAAATGTACCTCAAGCTTGGGTGGATGGAGAGCGCCGCCTGGGCCTATGAGAAGGCCGGGAAGTATGAAAAAGCCGCTGAAATCTATGAAGGGCTTTATGAGAAGGAGAAGGACACCTACTACCTCAAGGAGGCCCACGAGTACTGGAAGAAGGCCGGAAATATGGAGAGGGCGGCTAAGGCTTTGGAGCGTTATGCCGAGGAAGAACCGTGGTTCTGGGAGGACGTGGCAAAGCTCTACGAGGAGCTTGGAAACGAGGAGAAAGCTAAGGAAGCCTGGGAGAAAGCCCTCGAGTACTACAAGAAGGAGGCGGAAGAGGAGGGCGTCTTCTGGGAAGACGTCGGCAACATAGCGAGAAAGCTTGGCATGGAGGAACTCGCAAGGGAAGCATATCAGAAGTTCCTTGAGTACTGCCTGAAGGAGGCTGAGGAGGACCCGATGTGGTGGAAGCACGTGGCTGAGGCATACGAGTATCTCGGCGAGAAGGAGAAGGCCGAAGAAGCTAGAAAGAAGTACGAGGAGTACAGGCAGGAAATTATGAAGGCCAACGAGGAAACCTCGAACTTCCCGGGGGAGAAGGGAGAGTAAGCTAAAAGACCGTCTCCATTTCCTTAATTTTGTCAAAATCACGGTCTTTTGGGAGTATTACACTTATTCTATGGGCTTTCATCGTGGCGTAGTGGCTGGCATCGTCAAAGTCAAGTCGCCGGCACTTCTCAGCTTTGGTACAGAATCCTTGGTACCGTGGGCTTTTCAGCGGTTGGGGCTGGAGTTTAGGCAGGAGAGGTTTGGTGGACAGAGTGTTGTTGAGTCTGTTTTTTCTGTGAAGAGTAGGAGTGGGTGGTTCTGGAATAGGTTTCCATGTAGGTCTTCTTTTGCTTCTGTTCAGAGCTGGCTGGAGAGCCTCTTCGTAAATTTTCTGAAGGTGATGCCCAGCTCATCTTGACAGTTTCGCATTCGACAATTGTCCAAGATCTTATAAGTTATAATCGAAAACCTTAAATACAGGGCTCATGGGGGATGTTACTTGGTGAGATCCTATGGAAAAATCAGAGCAGAATTTGTATGAGATTTTTGGTGAAGTTATAGCGGAACAAGACTTTCTAAAAGCGTTCCTGATAACAAGTGCACTTGCCTTCCTACTGTACTTCAGTGCCCCCCAGATAGTACGCATGATGGGAAGAGAAGATCTGCTGAATGCTTTGAGGGTAACATTAAGCGCCCTTGGAGCATTTCTTGGGTTTATAGTTTCCACAGTGATAATTGAACCAAAAAGGGTAGTGGAGGAGGAGTGATATGGAGCTTGCCAGTCTTTTAATTCAGGCCACGCTTTTAACCATGTTCTCTGTTTTTCTGTACGTAATAATCGGAATGATTCCTGGAACCGATGAGACAGCTACAATCGCTCCAATAACCCTGGCATTCTTAACGGCAGGATTTGATCCATTGTTAATTCTTGCATGGTTCATGGGGACAATAGTAGCATTTAAAGCAGCCGATGCAGTTCCCACAGCACTCGCTGCAATACCCGGTGGAGTTATGGCCGTACCCCAAGTTCCGGATGCACTTGTGGCCAGGAAGTATGGATACTCTGAGATACTCCTTAGAAAGGGCATAACAGCAAGCGTCATTGGAACTGTGGTTGCTATCGCGATAACGCTTCCACTCTCATTCTATCTGGCCCCTCTGGGAGAATTGCTCAAAAACTCGGCCGGCCCCTTGAACTGGCCGGGGTGGGTTTACTTAATTGTTGCAGGGACTCTACTGCTGGCAATAATGTCAAAGGCAAAGATACTCGCACTGCTCTCGATATTTCCATTTGCGATGCTTGTTCAAGGACTCAGGGGATTGTATGGGCACTCGGCATTTATAAGCATCTTTCTGGCAATCACAATTGGGCCGATACTTTACGAGCTCTTAACTTTGATCTCTCCGAACAATCATCATTTGAGACGCAGCGATTACGCAAGAATTAAACTCGTAAAAACCAGGAAAATTTCATTGAATCCACTCCATCATCTCACTAAGGCTGAAGTAACTCTCTCCTCTATCCTAGCGGGGATAAGTGGGATTCTGGCAACCTTTATGAGTCCGGTTGGGCTGACGGTTCTCTTTGGAGATCTTATAAAGGAGAGCCAGAAAGATGAGCTCAAAGGGTCGCTCATGGCTTATGCAGTAAGAGATGCTATAAAGAACGCCACATACATTGGAGGAACGCTCATACCTCTTATTGCATTGGGAGTGCCTACAGGCCCAATGTCCGCTGGACCAGCTCATCCGTTCTTTGCTGAACTTGCTTCCTTCGGAGGTTTGACTCCAAGAGATGTACTCCTCCAGAGATACTCAACCTCAACGATAATGCTTGTGACTATCTATGCAACGCTCTTTGCAGCATTACTAGCGTATACAATACTGATCAAGTACTCCAAGCAGCTGACACTGTTCGTTTTTAGAAAAGTACCTGCAGAGGCTTTATATGCCACATTTTTAGCCATAGTGTTGGTTTTGGCTTATAATGATGCAGGAGTTGCAGGAATTTTTGGTTCAATCTTAGTGGGCCTTATCTCGGCAACATTCGTTAGAAACGGCGTTTCAATAGGGATACTCTTCATGGTGCTTGTTGCAGCCCCGTATCTTGTGGGACTTCTATTCTGAGCTCTTTTTCATTATTTTCCTATTTGAGACTGTCAAGATATTCCATTAGTAACTTTGGCGGAGAAGATAGCGCTGAAAGCTTTGAGCGGAGGTTCTTAAAGAGAGTATGAAGATTTCAGAGGAAAAAAGATAGTGGACCATCTGAAGGAATCGGGGATGCAAAGTCGCTTGGAGAATACGCTAAGACTGCGTTTTCCAATCCTGTTTTGCTTGACAAAATTCTACCGATCTGCTCTTTCCTCGATAAACCTTTTTAAAATCCTTCCCCAATTCTCTCCGGGTGGTAAGGATGATGGGAATGAACCCGAGGCAGATGAAGAAGCTCATGCGCCAGATGGGCATCAAGATGGAGGAGCTTGAGGGGGTTAAGGAGGTAATAATCAGGATGGAGAACAAGGAGATAGTCCTCAAGGAGCCGGCTATAACTGTGATAACCGCCCAGGGTGAGAAGAGCTATCAGATAGTTCCCGGAAGCGAGGAAGTGAGGGCAATAATAAACGTCTCCGAGGAGGACATAAAGCTCGTTATGGATCAGACCGGGGCGGACTACGAGACTGCCAGAAAGGCTCTAATAGAGGCCAACGGAGATTTGGCAGAGGCTATCCTCAAGCTGACTGAAGAATGATGGAAATGGAAAGGGTCACTCCTTTTCATAATCTTTCTTGAAGGCCTCTATAGCCTTTGTCAGCGGTATGAGGTGCATGAGCGCCGGACCACCGGCCATGAGAACAGCCACTAGACCAGCTTCAAGAAGCTCCT
The sequence above is drawn from the Thermococcus pacificus genome and encodes:
- a CDS encoding FumA C-terminus/TtdB family hydratase beta subunit — translated: MAVKLRTPLSREDVLKLRAGDIVHLSGEIVTARDSAHRRILSLPREELPFNPEGAVIYHCGPVVRKKPDGWEIVSAGPTTSSRMNRYLDRILGLGVRGIIGKGGMNPEPFRGRAVYLAFTGGAGSLAAESVKRVKAVHWLDLGVPEALWVLEVRDFPLIVAIDAHGESLYK
- a CDS encoding fumarate hydratase, which codes for MSLLVEALVEAIRLAVTRIPDDTVEALKRAYEEENSRIARFNLENILRAIEIGRERSIPVCQDTGTMTFFIRAGIESPFLKELEGAIIEAVRKATLEVPLRPNAVDVLGGRNSGDNTGKGVPIIHWELDKGDEVEIAVFPKGGGSENCSALAMLTPGEGWEGVRRFVVERVRACGGKPCPPVIIGIGVGGGADYSLKLAKRALLRKIGERNPDKEIAKIEEELLEEINALGIGPMGMGGKTTALDVKIEVAHRHPASFPVGLVVQCWANRRAFLRLKPNGRVEVWQ
- a CDS encoding hydroxyacid dehydrogenase; this encodes MKVLVAAPLHEKAIEVLKNAGFEVVFEEYPDEERLIELVGDVDAIIVRSKPKVTRKVIEAAPKLKVIGRAGVGLDNIDIEAAKERGIKVVNSPGASSRSVAELAVALMFNVARKVAFADRKMREGVWAKKQCMGVELEGKTLGVVGFGRIGYEVAKIAHALGMNVLLYDPYPKEERAKEVGGKFVDLETLLKESDVVTLHVPLIDATYHLINEERLKLMKPTAILINAARGAVVDTNALIKALQEGWIAGAGLDVFEEEPLPKDHPLTKFDNVVLTPHIGASTVEAQMRAGVQVAEQIVEILKE
- a CDS encoding TIGR00153 family protein, coding for MPIFGGKESSVFETIEDHLKVVNESLVAFRELMVAYLEKDLERAKAFEREVDKLESKADTLRRSIETMLYEGAFLPANRGDYVRLSELIDQVADAAESAAHTLVLARPKIPEELKDEILGLVDSAIETYKVLIDAVNALNSDVDRAIELAKAVEDAEEEADDVEYEVKSKVFESETITTYAKLIWNQILTKIGDIADRAEDASDQVMLMAIKRRG
- a CDS encoding 2-dehydropantoate 2-reductase; this encodes MKIYVLGAGSIGSLFGALLARAGNDVTLIGREPQVRAINESGLRVSGVEDFTVHPNASLYAPEEPPDLLILATKSYSTKTALECARKCLGPETWILSVQNGLGNEELALKETPKVIGGVTTNGAMLVEWGHVHWMGKGITVIGKYPTGNEPFVEAVAGIFRKAGLEVSVSENIIGWKWAKAIVNSVINGLGTVLGVKNGVLKDDPYLERISIDIAREGCLVAQQLGVEFEIHPLELLWDTIERTRENYNSTLQDIMRGKRTEVDYIHGKIAEYAQSVGLEAPRNELLWALIKAKENLNKSDGEV
- a CDS encoding RNA methyltransferase, producing the protein MDASVVLVEPEGPANIGMVARTMKNFGFSRLVLINPNLTEESYSYAVHAKDILENALVLEEFGEALELFDLAVGTTGKPGKNYIPDRAPLMPWELRETLEGYLGRVGLFFGRESIGLRNEELAKLDFTVTIPTSDSYPIMNLAQAVAVVLYELAKKRPEPAVEALTPATRKEKEQLVKTWAELLEVLNYPKDAERREVFVKVFRRFVGRAILYGREVHTLMGPLRKARLRLEECGDAER
- the otg gene encoding methylated-DNA--protein-cysteine methyltransferase, with protein sequence MLSAEVFEIAGRRVWIGVFWQEKIQGITFSLDREQFERNVERLSGFLRRRGVDLDLAREGSNYPALVRDVIIGKVDNADVLDELSFEGLTPFEGRVYEWLTKNVKRGDIITYGNLAKALGTSPRAIGGAMRRNPYPIVVPCHRVVAKDGIGYYTPRLDEKVFLLKIEGVEGWTSSKLTS
- a CDS encoding tetratricopeptide repeat protein, producing the protein MDKLKAYLIGFLIAVIAIAAGIVWYGGWKLLLQVILTLGFLGVTLMLLFFTGLTLYAESWKYGAILAIFTAISGYGLYLSATWQKLNVVAGIIVFFIAVVAFGIWYISEPDLGLVDRFKSAESLERAGKYKQAARKYEKAGNYLKAAEMYLKLGWMESAAWAYEKAGKYEKAAEIYEGLYEKEKDTYYLKEAHEYWKKAGNMERAAKALERYAEEEPWFWEDVAKLYEELGNEEKAKEAWEKALEYYKKEAEEEGVFWEDVGNIARKLGMEELAREAYQKFLEYCLKEAEEDPMWWKHVAEAYEYLGEKEKAEEARKKYEEYRQEIMKANEETSNFPGEKGE
- a CDS encoding PIN domain-containing protein, which translates into the protein MYEEALQPALNRSKRRPTWKPIPEPPTPTLHRKNRLNNTLSTKPLLPKLQPQPLKSPRYQGFCTKAEKCRRLDFDDASHYATMKAHRISVILPKDRDFDKIKEMETVF
- a CDS encoding tripartite tricarboxylate transporter permease — its product is MELASLLIQATLLTMFSVFLYVIIGMIPGTDETATIAPITLAFLTAGFDPLLILAWFMGTIVAFKAADAVPTALAAIPGGVMAVPQVPDALVARKYGYSEILLRKGITASVIGTVVAIAITLPLSFYLAPLGELLKNSAGPLNWPGWVYLIVAGTLLLAIMSKAKILALLSIFPFAMLVQGLRGLYGHSAFISIFLAITIGPILYELLTLISPNNHHLRRSDYARIKLVKTRKISLNPLHHLTKAEVTLSSILAGISGILATFMSPVGLTVLFGDLIKESQKDELKGSLMAYAVRDAIKNATYIGGTLIPLIALGVPTGPMSAGPAHPFFAELASFGGLTPRDVLLQRYSTSTIMLVTIYATLFAALLAYTILIKYSKQLTLFVFRKVPAEALYATFLAIVLVLAYNDAGVAGIFGSILVGLISATFVRNGVSIGILFMVLVAAPYLVGLLF
- a CDS encoding nascent polypeptide-associated complex protein; its protein translation is MMGMNPRQMKKLMRQMGIKMEELEGVKEVIIRMENKEIVLKEPAITVITAQGEKSYQIVPGSEEVRAIINVSEEDIKLVMDQTGADYETARKALIEANGDLAEAILKLTEE